TTAAGACAGTAAAACTCCCTTCCCAGTGCTATATGGCCAGAATTAGTTCCCTGGGGTATTCCATGACATTGTGGTAGCAGGTCCTGCCTTCTGTGGGTCATCTCCCTCTCCTCACTTGCCTCTGATTCTCAGCTCTGGTTTCTTGGTGCTGCTCACTGGAGGGCCAGTGTCTGGGCTTTACATAGCATTTACATGTAATAAAATCTTGACTGTTCCTGCTGCAGCCCCAAGCTGTCCTGAATAGAGACACATCTAGAAAGCATGAGACAAATGAGTGTCCATGAAGACCAAAGACCACCTGAAAAGTGGGTTACAACATACTCCATGGCTGTCAGGCCAACCATTTCAGAGACTTAGTCTCCAACAGCTTGAAACCCAGTTGTGGAATAGACTCAAATACTAAAGAGTCTGTGCCAAGGTGGGGTGTGGCTCAAAGTACTGATGGCCAAAGCTCTGAGTCCCCTAAGCTGTGCTAGATACTTcctgacacactgacacacagtgAAGTGCATGtgtctcctcttcctgtttctctgacaCACAGTCTTAAAGAGCAGGTGTGAGGTTTATAAACTCACTGTCACGTGGATCTGAAGTGTGGCCCTGTTTTGGCAGGCTCTGGAGAATGAGGCTGGGCTGGTAGAAGTTAGTCACTGACAGTGTCTCCTTCAACTACATCTCATTCTGGCCCCTTGTCCCTTCTCTCTGCTGCCTTGATACCATGAGACGGACAGCCCCTCACTGAACCCTCTGTGCTGTGATGCTCTGACTCACCACAGGCCCAGAGCCATGAGAGCAGCCGAGCCTGGGCAGAACTTCTGaaactgggagccaaaataaatccttcctcccttcacaTTGTTCTCTGGTGTGTTTAACCCAGTGATGGAGACCTGGCTAACACACCCTCAGTCTGCAGGGATGGAAACTGACAGGATAATGGGTCTGggcttttccttcctccttgagATAGCATGGAATGTCCTACCCTGGCACTTGGGAAGGGCCAAATGCCAGTTGCTCACAATGCTATCTGTTTCATTAAAATACCTTTCATCAAATGCAATTTAGTTTCTGACAAACATACAAAAGCAAGTCTCTAGCTATCTGTCCCATGGCACTGGATCAACTGCCAACCACAGTTCAGCAAGCAGACCTTGACTAGAGCCTGGGTGTTCCTCTCAAAGTCAGCTCTGACAGGATTACAGGCCTCAATTTCCTGTTGGTCTCCAAGCAatgagagctaaacaaagaaaggATTGTCATGACCTGGGTGGCAAGGCAGTTCTCAGATCTGCCAGCAAGGAACAGCCCTGTAAAGGGAAATTAGTGGGTTGACTTCCTCCCGCTTACAACAGCTATGTAGGTAGGACAGGGCTAGCTGGACAGAAACACAAGCCATGCACTGAGAGGCATTTCAGGTTACATGAACAACACTAGTGTCAGTGAGGAAGCATCAACCCTTAACATCAGATAAGATAACCACCAGTGGACATGAGCAACAGACTTGAACAGACATGGCCAAAGATGTCATGTGTTTGTCAGCCAAGCTCACAAGCCCATGGGAACATCTCAGCCACCCAGAAAAGCAGACACTACATGCCCAAGACAACAGCCAGTCATAATAGGAACTCAGGTGCACAGCTGCAGAAACaacatgtgtgtaaatatattttggaaaACCATTTGTGATTTCTCTGTTGGTATATATATACTCAATATATGATCTCGCAATTCCTTCTAGGCATAAATGCAACAATACAAGCATAGGATTATACTATAACTAATTGGTAAGTTTACTTTATAATGATCTAGAACTAGGAATGGCAGGGTAAACTATGGTGTGTCAAGTTCCATGTCATGAAACCTAAAACATTGCATCCTAGATGTTAGAAGAAAACCAAGCAAATTTTCAGTTGATTATAAAGGAAAAGTTGAATATTGACAGAATGAAAATATGTTTACAACCTCTAGCAAAGCTGACCAAGGATAAGGAAGTAACAAATAGGACCATCAGTAATTAAAAATGAAGGGACCATCCTGGTTTTAGCATGGTGTTACACACTAATAGAACAAGACAATGTTATGATcaattacaaaattaaatttacaatCTACACAAGAGTCACAGATTCTTTAGAAAAACCACAGTTGACATGGAAGAGATCAACATCTCAGTGGTCCTGTAGATGTTAGATTATAGCCAGACATCATGGCTCCTGCCAATAATGCCAGGGCATGGGAAGCTGAGTCTGGGCCCTCaccatgagctcaaggccagcctgagccacatggCAAGGCCCTGTGAACACAAAACACTTATATTGAGAATCTTCACACTAATTAATTTCTATGGTAAACTCAACCTAGAAAAGGGTTAATCCTAAGGTTTCATAGTTCGAAAGTCATTGTCTAAATTGAAAagatttctcttgttttttaatGGGTCACTTGGCAGGGCAGGATGGGGGGGGCAGGGTTTGCTCTGTATGGATAGAACTTGTGGTCACAAGGAGCTCTTCTTAGCTGGTCCTTGGGAAGTTGTTACATTTCTCAACTGCAGGTGCAGTAAGTGGCAGGGGTGGCAGCAGATGGCTGGGACCCAGAGCAAGTGGCACTGCCCAGTGTTAGAGCACTCATGGCTACTGAGACCCTTGGCTCTGCAGTGATGTGAGACAGCTCTGTGTAGGCCCAGAAAGGCGGGAATCCCCATCTATTGACAATGGTTCTATATCTGGGTGCCCGAGAGCCCTGGCCTTTACATCCTGGCCACTCTCAGAACTCTTCTTGCACCGGTGTCTGCAGTCTCTCCTCTCTGGCTTTTACCGCTTTCTGTCCTTCATCCTAAGCTCTTGAATGTCTCTCCTTCTGCAGACTATCCCAGCTCTGCCTTGGCCGTCCACCGGgaccttctggctccttcttgttTGTATGACCACTGCCATGGCTGCAACCTGAGTTTTTGCTTTGGCTCCTGCTGTCATCACCAATGTCCTGAGTGTGGCTATTGTCTCCCCACGGCTCCAGCTCCTGCTTTCCCTGCCTCTACGTTGCTTCTCAGCTGCGGTGGCTCTTCAGCCATTGTCTGGCGACTGTCAAAGCGGCTGGCCACTCCTTCTAGACCAGCTCACTCGACTCTTAGTGATAGGTAGTGAAAGTAGGCAGGAACGCATGCCGGCAgttgtcttcttttatttatgtgtgtgtgtgtatgtgtgtgtgcgcatttgtctgtgagtgtgtctgtgggtgtgtatgtctgtgagtatgtttctgtgagtgtatctgtgagtgtgtctctgtgtgtctctctgtgtgtgtctctgtgtgtctctgtgtgtgtttctctgtgtgtctccatgtgtCTCTGTGAGAGTGTGTAGGGAAGGCATGGAGAGTGTTTCTAGAGGGACAGCTCAGTGACCAGGCTGAGCCCCGGGTTGAAAAGCTGTGTCCTGCAGGACACTCTTGGACAAAGTTCCCAACAGAACAGGAAGTGCTGGGCTCAAGGGGCTGCGCTTGTGCACCTGTGGTGGAGCGGGTCTGAGTTCCTGCTCTCTCCCCGTTCTGACTCCATCCTCAGTGATGGGTGGTTCTTGCAGTTCTTCAGACTCCAACAATAGATCAGACTGTGTGAATCACCTGGCCTTTCCTTAGTTCCCaattcttcctcagcttctttggACTCTGAACAGTAGCTGTCACTCTGATCAATGGTCTTGATTTCTCGAAGTCCTAACAAGCTGTTATACAAAACACTGACATTCCCCTTGCCAGCTGGCTGTGGACTCAGAAGGACCTGGTCCTCTCTGCCAAGTTCCCCAAAACCCTGCATGGGTCTGTATAAAGGGTAGTCGAGTGAGGGGCCAGTATAGCCTTTCCTGCCCCTATTACCTGCTGGTTGGCTGTGAATGCAGACCCTAGAGATGAAGGCTCTGCTCCTGACCgttatcttctctctggttgctgCCCTGCAGGCCCAGGACTCCTCATCCCTTGCTTTCAATAAAGAGAATGTGAGTCAGGGCTGGGCAGGGTAGTCTCAGCTTTTACTGGTGCAGGAAGACGAGAGTTCTGGATTCAGGGGGCATCCATATCTGATCTGTGTCACAGGTTGTAACTAAAGAGAGTAGACTAATTGGGAGGTAAGGGATCCCCATGCATATTCAGGCCTCCCTGTGCTCGGGGGTGCAGTCTGAGAGCGTGTGCTAGAAGAAGGCCCTGGTACCTTCAGAGTAAGCAGGTCCCAATCATGTGAGATTTCTAGGTTTTGGTGGTGGGGTAGAACGGGCAGACACGAACAGTAACTGGAGGGCACATATTCCACAGGGAGGGTGGTCAGGCATCAGGCAAAGAGAAAATTTATCTTTTTAGTTTTCCGGGAAGTGGTTCATAAAGGCCTTGGTGTCAGAAGATGAGGTCCCAATAAACAAGGTCTCTTCCATATTTATCTTGGTCCTGAGCAACGGGGACATGGAGTTTTCTATCACATATATGTGAGTGTCTGTGGTTCCCATGGTTATTTGGTCTCTTACCTGGCCCATTACTTCTCAATGAGTCCCCTGACTTGGAAAGAACTCCAGAAGTGGGTTGAAGAGGGAGGACCCCAGTCAGCATGAGGGCCAGGTTTAAGAGGGCCACTGCAAGACTGTTTCTGATTCCAGGATCTATGACCAGTGTCTTGAAGTGACCACCATCTTGGAGAAAGCAGATGTGCCTGGCCAGTATACTGCCTGTGAGTgttatcagcccagggatgggtGGCAAGCAGCCCATGGAAGGTAGAACCTCCTGCCAAGCCCCACCCCTAGGAGGGATCACAGACGAGTCCTGGGAACCCTAGACCTCAGCTCTCAGGCCACAGTAGTACTTAGAATCTGTGACTAGAGGCTGGAGTGATGGTCGGAAGAGGGACCCAGGTGGTTGTAAGCTAACCTTGCTCTTTCTGGGGCCTCCACAGTTGAGGGTAAGACCAACCTGCAGATGCAGCTTTCTTCTGTGAAAGGCCACTACATGAGCTACTATGATGGGGAGATTGAGGGGATGGGCTTCAGGATGACACAGCTCATAGGTAAGTTCCCACCACCCCAAGCTCAGCACACCCATGCCTAACCCATCGTTCCTCTAGCCCCCATACGAGAGGAGCAGCTTTCCTCTCGTGGGCAGGAGATGGCAGGGCACAGTGCTGCTGGCTGGCTGGACCTACCTTGCTGAGCTTCCACTGTAGTGACTGCCAAGCCTGGCGGGTACCATCCAGGACAGAGAATGACAAGCTTCTTGACCACAGATGCTGTTGGTGATGCTTTGTGGAACCTCATGGTGTCATACGGGGTTTATAACACAAGGACAGTGGTGCCTTGACCGAAGTCTTCTCAGCCCAGGGGCCTTTTAGGTCAGGGACAAGATGTTACAGGCTTCCACTGGGAGGTTTTTGGTTTCCAGGGTCCTTTGGTGGCTCAGATGCCATCCAAGCTCAGTGATAACCCTCCATACCACCTCTTCTCCTGCCCTTGGCTATTCCATAAAGAAGCACCTGGTGCTGGGCTCCCGTCTTTGTGGCACTGACTCCTTGCAAACATGTGGTCACCTCTCTCTGCTCATCTGTCCATCTTCCATAGGGAGGGACCCCCAGGAAAATTTGGAGGCCTTGGAAGAATTTAAGGAGTTCACACAGCTAAAGGGACTTGTACCAGAGAACCTGGTCATACCGGAGCAGATGGGTGAGAACACATGCAACCCATGTTCCCCTCCCTTGTAACTCTGTCACTCTCATGTCCCCTGCCCCCAACATGGACAGTGTGGTCCCTGCTCCAGTATTGGTCATGGGAAGATAGAAGCCATAGACTCTTGTCCAGGGTTCATTCTTATCTCTGGGTTTTCTGCTTCCTACAGAAAAATGTGAACCAGAGAGTCACTAGGGTAAGTGACCCTTTTAACAAAGAAGAACCTTGGTATTCAACTGAGCCTCAGGGTCCACCTGGAAGCCTCAGTTGCAGCCAGAAACTTTCCAGGTTCTGTGTCCCAGAGCCCTATGTGCTCTGAACTTCATTTCTGGGCCATTAAGAGTTCCTTGCCTTCCTCATTCTATCAGTGGGATATACTGGGATATGCTGGGATACACTAGAATATGCTGGGCTATACTGCCAAGCTGCTAGCCATCCAGCAAGTGCCCTGTCCTTCTAGCCTCCTTCAGGGCTTCTGGGGACTTCCTACCTGCTGGTGTACACATGCCATCCCTGTGTCCATGAGCCTACTCTGGATGACATGAGGGCACTTTGATCATGGAGCAGAAAGTCCTGAGTCCTGGGTGAGGAAGGCCAGGGATAGATGGAGTCACGATGCCCATATCCGTTATGCCTCCACTTGTCGGTCATACCCTTGCCTGATCACCACTGCATGGTCAGAGCTTTTCTGAAGGAACTCAGCAGAAAGGAATTCCTTGCTCAGTACTGGCTAGCTCTGCTTCTCTGCAAGCCTGTGATGCCGCTGCCAAGCACCTACCATTCCCACCCCACACCATAACCAGTCAGTCATTGTCCCCTGCTTGCCTCATGAACTCTCCTTTTTAGAGCATGGTGAACCAAGGCTCCAAAGCAGCCACAGCAGCCAGAACAGCACCATCAGTCTGTCCTGTGGGAGGTGAAGAGGGCCCTGCTGGGCCCTCTgattccccttctctcctttcccctcctcctccccagcttcTCAATAAAAAGTTTCAGCAGTCCCAGATGACTACGTGCGCGTGTGGACCCTTGGTGGCCTCATTTGTCCCCCCTTGTGATCTACTGAGGGGATGATGGGTGGGAATTGTTTAGGAGAGATGGGAGCACCCAGCCTTGCTTGGGGTAGACATGGAAGCTGGAGACTGTGCCAGGCCCCTGACTCCCGAGATCCTTCTGTAGGTGTGTTACGTCAAAGCCCAGGTTTTAAGCCATAAGTGAGATGAGGAGGAAGCCCATGATAATGACAGGGTGGGATTCCAAGCAACAGGTGAGCACCAACAGAGTCCATGTAGAGGTGGGGACCACCTGGGGACTACAGTAGGAATGAGACCAGGACACAGGCCTGGGGTTAGGTTCCCAGGCCCAGCACAGCAGACAGTAGGACACTGAGAATTTGTTTCCATGGGTAGAGGACACTGTTGAGATCTCTATCTCTGCAAGCTTGAGAAACGAAAGGGCTGAGGAGAAGGACTCAGTCCCAGGAGCATCCTTGATAAAACATTCTGAGACCATTCAGTGCTATTTCTCAGGTCGTTCTGAGACTTTGTTCTGAGTGGCCTGAAGAGTCAGCTAGGGCccaagtcttctctctctctctctctctctctctctctctctctctctctctctttctctctttctctctctctctctctcccccatggGGAGGGGTATGTGAATccagccatttttctttttttaaatgttttttattggatattttatttacatttcagatgttatcccctttccctatttccactcactcacccacccacccaggaaccccctatcccataccccctcctactgcttctataaggatgtgcctccactcacccacccactcccatctccccaccctcaaattccccccacactggagcatccagcttTTACAGGACCAAGGACGTTCTCTCCCAAcaatgcctgacaatgccatcctccactgcatatacagctggagccatggggccctccATGCAAGTTCCTAGACTGacggtttaggccctgggagctctggttagttggtattgtctctcttcccatggggccacagaccctttcagctccttcagtcttttctctaactcctccattgggaaccccttgatcagatcagtggttagctgtgagcatctgcctctgaatatgtcagactctgacagacctctaaggagacagctatatcaggctcctgtcagcatgcacttcctgacatccacatcagcgtctacctttggtgactgcacatggaatagatacccaggtggcgcagtctctggacggcccctccttcagtttctgtcccacgctttgtctccatatttgctcccatgagtattttgttactccttctaagaaggaccgaagcacccacactttggtcctTCCCTCCTGCCTAAACCTTGCCAGTCCCAGGTATGCTGTCACTCCTGGGGATTACCAGTATCCCAGGCTGCTGGACAGCACAGCAGGCCTCTAATACAGATTGCTGGGGTTCACACAGTTTTGTGGCTTCCCCGAGGAGGATGTATTCAGTGTCTTCCATTAGCAGGGAGTCCCCACTGCAGTGTTGGACAAtcaatttgttgttttgaaaACACCAGCTTTATGGTAATTTCCAGAAAACTGACATACAGACGGGctgtgtacacacactcatgtgaGCATACTGATGCATAAGTGTAGCCACACATGTAAACAAGCATACATAAATACTCACATGACCACATATGTGGATAGATATGGTGTGCTGCCCCGCACCAAGGAAAGGATCTCAAAAGGGCCTGAGTGCCATGCTGGAGTTGGCATCTTCTAGGAGGATGGCCTGGTTCTCGTGACAACAGGGCCTGGGCATGGCATGGGTAGGAGCACAGCAGCTCTTGGTTCCTGACCCTGAAGCAGCACTTCCTACACTGATAGTGTTTTCCCTCTGACAAGAGTTCTCCAGATTATCTCTGTCTAATCATGAGGTCCAAtgaaacctgagttcagatctcccgTGCCGATGGCTAGGGTTTCTGGGTGCCGGAGGGTGGGATGCTGCCCCAAGGCCTTCTTTGTGATTTAAATGACTCAGAAGGCCGGGGAGCAGAGCAGCCATAAAGAGCATGTGTGGGCTCCTGCTGGCTGCAGAGCTGCAACCCATTCTAAGGAAGGTCAGTGGGACATGAGCAAGAACAGGCCACCTCAGAAGAGGTGAGACTCTGACAGTGGGCTGTGCTGAGGTCAGACCCTGGTGATCAGagccatgtgtggaggtcagccaGGGTGCTCTCATCTTTGACAGACTTCTGCCTTGTAGAGAAGGAAGTCCACGTGGTGCCCAGGCAGTTACTCCCCAAGGGACAGTATGGCACCACCCAGTGGGTGGGCTGCTTAGTAAGATAGATTTCTATCAGCATTGATTAGGGTCCCCAAGCCCACATTCAGTTACATCATCTTTCTAAAACTCTCAGAGGTCAAAGCAATTGATTGGAAGGAACTTCACTGTTTAGAGTTATAAAGAGTAATGAGTGAAACACCAGATGTCATTAGAGAAAATACCAGAGTGACCACATAGTCATATAATCTCCATCCTGTGTTGCTCGGTCAttcgatggatggatggatggatggatggatggatggatggatggatgacagagGTGGTAAATGGGAGAGTGATCAGTGGGTGGAAGCCAGTGGTGAATGAgtgggtggaaggggagtggatGTAAGGGACATAAGTGGGTGAATAGTTAGGTATTGAGTGAATGACTAGATGGATGGACAGGTGTCCAGGTGATAAGACAAGCACACAGTTATACACTGACTATGAGTCAGGCTGTCACTGTGAgcttctccctgctccctgtgTGTTTTCTCCCCCTTCCCAATGCTGATCAGGTCTCAGAACCTTCTtggatttttctttcattaatccGCTCCTTAGTGTGATAGGACCACATTCActgttgtaaaaacaaaacaaaacaacaacagcaacaacaacaacaacaacacgaTTTCATGGACATCTCTCCCCAGTGTTCGCCTCTGCTGGTTAGGGAGAGAGTGACAAGGCTAGGGGAGTCGTGCTGCATCTGTCTTTGGGTTTACAACCACATCCTTCTGAATCCTTCTGTTTTCCCCACGGACTCCTTCTCACATCTTAGTCATAATCTCTTCTCATAATCCACCACAGCTCCCACTCTGTCTTCCAGTCCATGGTCATCTTGCTTGGGTATCagccatttttttctcaaaactttatttatcagtatttgtatatacatacatacttatacatgtatacatatatacatacatatatgaacaataattaaataagatatatttaaaaagtattgggggttgggaagagtgggaggagggagagaaagaaaaaattatgtaaatacagtgctcatatatgaaattctcaaaaaggaatcaatttttaaaaaaatgttcaacagattaacttgcattttacaatatgaaaataaatatgacctataattatgttgaaggacattttaactcactaaaaactttgaaatttaaaatgaaatcaataaaaattattttatccagcatactaacaaaaaccacaataacattttataattcaaagtatttctgagaacaagaaaatggattgtcagaagctaagtcagcagagccagggggacactgtgtgttattttttttcttttcatttctttttttcttttttctttctttttttattattatcaaatcataatttttactttttaacacagggattataaacatgaaaatgcaggatgtggggaaggggatgatacaggagcataggtgttcagggggagtacagatatctttcagaacagggtatcagctgggtgaaggttcaggg
The nucleotide sequence above comes from Arvicanthis niloticus isolate mArvNil1 chromosome 6, mArvNil1.pat.X, whole genome shotgun sequence. Encoded proteins:
- the LOC117710399 gene encoding vomeronasal secretory protein 1-like, producing MQTLEMKALLLTVIFSLVAALQAQDSSSLAFNKENFSGKWFIKALVSEDEVPINKVSSIFILVLSNGDMEFSITYMIYDQCLEVTTILEKADVPGQYTAFEGKTNLQMQLSSVKGHYMSYYDGEIEGMGFRMTQLIGRDPQENLEALEEFKEFTQLKGLVPENLVIPEQMEKCEPESH